One genomic region from Deltaproteobacteria bacterium encodes:
- a CDS encoding NADH-quinone oxidoreductase subunit M produces the protein MLIHWIQLHVLTLLTFLPAAGAFFILLLPKKEFNSIRATALGTTLVVLALNLWAYFHFQGIPDFEFQETVSWIPVFHIYYRLGVDGVSFLLILLTSFLMPIVVLSSWRDIEHRVKEFFFLMLILQTGMVGTFAALDFFLFYVFWEIMLIPMYFLIGVWGSGKRIMAAFKFVLYTMVGSVLMLIAILYGYFKTGQSFYLLDWVQASFTHQEQLWMFLAFAFAFAIKVPIFPLHTWLPDAHTEAPTAGSVILAGVLLKMGTYGFYRFAMPLFPEAVVKFGPFILTLAVIGVVYGSLVAMVQKDLKRLVAYSSVAHLGFVILGLFALNQIGVQGAVLQMLNHGLSTGALFLLVGMVYERRHTRLIADYGGIAKVVPMYAFFFVFVTLSSIGLPGLNNFVGEFMVLLGIFQAKKIFAIVAVTGVILSAVYMLWAVERVFYGKINHDANRSLKDLKWREVCVLVPLCVAMIWIGIYPQPLLKKISASTENFLKLTTRVEMVVKK, from the coding sequence ATGCTCATTCATTGGATCCAATTGCATGTATTAACTTTGCTGACATTCCTGCCGGCGGCGGGGGCGTTTTTCATTTTGCTTTTGCCCAAGAAGGAATTTAATTCCATTCGGGCAACGGCTCTTGGCACAACCCTTGTTGTTTTAGCTCTCAACCTTTGGGCTTATTTTCATTTTCAGGGAATTCCGGATTTTGAATTTCAGGAAACGGTTTCATGGATTCCGGTGTTCCATATTTATTATCGCCTCGGCGTGGATGGAGTCAGTTTCCTTCTGATTTTGCTCACAAGTTTTTTAATGCCGATTGTCGTGCTTTCTTCGTGGCGCGATATTGAACATCGGGTCAAAGAATTTTTCTTTCTCATGCTTATTTTGCAAACCGGCATGGTCGGCACTTTTGCGGCACTCGACTTCTTCCTCTTTTATGTCTTCTGGGAAATTATGTTGATCCCGATGTATTTCCTGATTGGTGTTTGGGGATCGGGCAAACGGATCATGGCCGCTTTCAAGTTCGTTCTCTATACAATGGTGGGAAGCGTTCTGATGCTGATTGCCATTTTGTATGGTTATTTCAAAACAGGGCAGAGTTTTTATTTGCTGGATTGGGTACAAGCCTCTTTCACACATCAGGAACAACTCTGGATGTTTTTGGCTTTTGCGTTTGCCTTCGCCATCAAGGTGCCAATTTTTCCGCTACACACATGGTTGCCGGATGCGCATACGGAAGCCCCCACAGCGGGTAGCGTTATCCTCGCCGGTGTTTTGCTGAAAATGGGAACCTACGGCTTTTATCGTTTCGCCATGCCTCTTTTCCCGGAAGCCGTGGTGAAATTTGGTCCGTTTATTTTGACGCTGGCGGTAATCGGTGTGGTGTATGGTTCTCTGGTGGCGATGGTTCAAAAAGATTTAAAGAGATTGGTCGCCTATTCTTCGGTTGCTCACTTGGGTTTTGTGATTTTGGGACTTTTTGCTCTGAATCAAATTGGTGTTCAGGGCGCTGTGTTGCAAATGCTTAACCACGGACTTTCCACGGGCGCGCTCTTTCTTCTCGTCGGAATGGTTTATGAACGCCGTCACACGCGCTTGATTGCCGATTACGGCGGGATTGCAAAAGTGGTTCCCATGTATGCCTTCTTCTTTGTGTTTGTAACTTTGTCGTCGATCGGTTTGCCCGGACTCAATAATTTTGTTGGAGAATTTATGGTATTGCTCGGAATTTTTCAGGCGAAGAAAATTTTTGCCATCGTTGCCGTAACGGGCGTGATTTTAAGTGCGGTCTATATGCTTTGGGCGGTGGAAAGAGTTTTCTATGGAAAAATCAATCACGACGCGAATCGCTCACTCAAAGATTTGAAGTGGAGAGAAGTTTGTGTTTTGGTGCCGCTTTGTGTCGCGATGATCTGGATTGGCATTTATCCCCAACCCCTGTTGAAAAAAATCAGCGCCTCAACAGAGAATTTTTTGAAATTAACAACGCGTGTTGAAATGGTGGTTAAGAAATGA
- a CDS encoding PIN domain-containing protein translates to MPKDNFVLIDTSVWIDYFLRRDSELEQKVDSLLDSAQIAMTAVVQAELIQGSRSEKEVQKLKEYFKPLFWIQGNDTHWLKAGEMSLKLRQTGKTINLTDCYIAVLAQSASASVFSLDKHFVWIAKIGGCSLFESNA, encoded by the coding sequence ATGCCCAAAGATAATTTCGTCCTGATCGACACCTCCGTTTGGATTGACTATTTTCTCAGGAGAGATTCCGAACTCGAACAGAAAGTGGACTCACTATTGGATAGTGCCCAAATTGCCATGACGGCTGTCGTTCAAGCAGAACTCATCCAAGGATCCAGAAGTGAAAAAGAAGTCCAGAAACTCAAAGAATATTTTAAGCCCCTTTTCTGGATTCAAGGCAATGATACGCATTGGCTGAAAGCCGGTGAGATGTCTTTAAAGTTGAGACAAACCGGCAAAACGATCAATCTTACCGATTGCTATATCGCAGTTCTTGCCCAAAGCGCATCCGCCAGTGTTTTTAGTCTGGATAAACATTTTGTTTGGATCGCAAAAATAGGAGGATGTTCCTTGTTTGAAAGTAACGCTTGA
- a CDS encoding NADH-quinone oxidoreductase subunit N: protein MITFNLNWYSMLQQIAPWGVPLCAALLILFVGPFLKKSHLFSFGVAFVTALVSIFLAWRGWIEATGDAIGFLLFDKFTYLFILFFLLALVFVLLLSHSYLKSFGIARPEYYALLLFMVFGMGCMVSGSNLMVIFLGLEIMSVSVYVLCGFQRTNVLCVEASLKYFLVGAFASAFLLLGIAFIYGATNTTDIIALHQSGAMTFSGDTKIYALLGLSLMVAGLAFKIAIVPFHFWAPDVYEGAPVVVTTFMATAVKAAGFAALLRIIWALFQWDPVLFTKVVWIGSALTMTVGNVAALLQRNLKRMLAYSSVAHAGYALIPLVAFPQQSSAVVASIGFYLLTYILMTVGAFAVLIALIPSEQSEREGEAPPALPVEGALPAPIKEHCDMQYLRGMGVKKPFLGFVMTVFLLSLAGIPPTMGFFGKYYMFLQAVQAGSIWLVVIGLLNSVISVYYYLGPVVVMYFGGKEETRTQEDTSTWLTSPAAVTAVIWICFLSVSLLGLFPSNLLELIQSSTVAWLS from the coding sequence ATGATCACATTTAATCTTAACTGGTATTCCATGTTGCAACAGATTGCCCCTTGGGGAGTGCCTTTGTGCGCCGCTCTTTTGATTTTGTTTGTGGGTCCCTTTTTGAAAAAATCGCATCTCTTTAGTTTTGGTGTGGCTTTTGTCACGGCTCTTGTTTCCATTTTTCTGGCATGGCGGGGATGGATTGAAGCAACGGGAGACGCCATCGGTTTTTTACTTTTTGATAAATTTACCTATCTTTTTATTCTCTTCTTTTTGCTCGCACTGGTTTTTGTTCTTCTGCTTTCTCATTCCTATCTAAAGTCTTTTGGTATTGCGCGCCCCGAATATTATGCATTGCTTTTGTTTATGGTTTTCGGAATGGGGTGCATGGTGTCGGGTTCCAATCTCATGGTGATTTTTCTGGGACTGGAAATTATGTCGGTTTCTGTTTATGTCCTCTGCGGTTTCCAGCGCACCAATGTTCTTTGTGTCGAAGCATCGCTAAAATATTTTCTCGTGGGTGCTTTTGCCAGCGCCTTTTTGCTTTTGGGAATTGCCTTTATTTATGGTGCCACCAACACCACCGACATTATCGCCCTTCATCAAAGTGGTGCGATGACTTTCTCCGGTGACACCAAAATCTATGCGCTTCTGGGTTTAAGTCTCATGGTGGCGGGTTTGGCTTTCAAAATCGCCATCGTTCCCTTTCACTTTTGGGCGCCCGATGTTTACGAAGGCGCTCCTGTTGTGGTGACCACCTTTATGGCCACCGCCGTCAAAGCGGCCGGTTTTGCGGCGTTGCTCAGAATTATCTGGGCGCTTTTTCAATGGGACCCCGTTCTTTTCACGAAAGTGGTGTGGATCGGCTCTGCGCTGACAATGACTGTTGGTAACGTGGCGGCTCTTCTCCAGAGAAATTTGAAAAGAATGCTCGCCTATTCTTCCGTCGCCCACGCCGGTTATGCTTTGATTCCCTTGGTTGCTTTTCCGCAACAGAGCAGTGCTGTTGTGGCGAGTATTGGTTTTTATCTTCTGACTTATATTTTGATGACGGTAGGAGCTTTCGCAGTTCTCATCGCACTAATACCGAGTGAGCAAAGCGAACGTGAGGGGGAGGCTCCGCCGGCTTTGCCGGTGGAGGGGGCTTTGCCTGCCCCTATAAAAGAACATTGTGACATGCAATATCTCAGAGGGATGGGCGTGAAAAAACCTTTCCTCGGATTTGTGATGACCGTTTTTCTGCTCTCGCTTGCGGGCATTCCTCCCACCATGGGATTCTTCGGAAAATATTACATGTTTCTTCAGGCGGTGCAGGCGGGTTCCATTTGGCTTGTCGTGATCGGTCTTCTTAATAGTGTCATTTCGGTTTATTACTATTTGGGCCCCGTCGTGGTGATGTATTTTGGCGGCAAAGAAGAAACCAGAACTCAGGAAGATACGTCGACATGGCTTACTTCCCCCGCGGCAGTCACTGCGGTTATTTGGATTTGTTTTTTAAGTGTCAGTCTCTTGGGACTTTTCCCCTCGAATTTACTGGAACTCATTCAGTCTTCAACTGTCGCTTGGTTGTCGTAA
- the nuoL gene encoding NADH-quinone oxidoreductase subunit L, whose product MLNQIYKLISPQTLSWLVIAFPLAGAAINGLHSLVAARFKKHTSHFLTSLVGCLFPILSFVIVCTLFITLIGFPTPTMNTPPLFTWIFSNHLTIDFGLKFDQLSLVMGMVVTGVGSLIHIYSMGYMGHDEGYTRYFCYLNLFLTFMLILVLADSLLLLFVGWEGVGLCSYLLIGFWFEDEEKAKAGKKAFVVNRIGDAGFLLGMFLIYTTLVSAQLPAGETEFRFFNIDVIKNYSAFLMPFATPICLLLFLGACGKSAQIPLYVWLPDAMAGPTPVSALIHAATMVTAGVYMVARLNFLYVLSPVALSTVAWVGAATALFAATIGLVQNDIKKVLAYSTISQLGYMFLALGVGAFSAAIFHLMTHAFFKALLFLGSGSVIHAMGGEQDIRNYGGLKDKLPITAWTFVVGALAIAGIFPFAGFFSKDAILWHAFHNGHTALWLMGFIGAGLTAFYMFRLVGMTFFGQPQMGVSKWNKVHESPPSMALVLIFLGVLSLVGGWIGIPEAFGGADRFHYWLAPVFGKSVVHETIEGSHASEIILTVVSFLWVLHFAILAWVMYAQRREGPVKLAERLRLVYKTLLNKYWVDEIYNFLFIRPIRFVSEKFLWNVVDAKVIDGCGVHGTGHMVLLWNRLITMAQTGVVQQYLFFFVVGAVLLIWKFVF is encoded by the coding sequence ATGTTAAACCAAATTTATAAACTTATTTCCCCGCAAACACTTTCGTGGCTTGTGATTGCTTTCCCTTTGGCCGGTGCTGCGATCAATGGTTTGCATTCTCTTGTCGCCGCCCGTTTCAAAAAACATACCTCTCATTTTTTAACATCATTGGTTGGATGCCTTTTTCCAATTCTTTCTTTTGTAATTGTCTGTACTCTTTTCATCACGTTGATAGGTTTCCCTACACCTACAATGAACACTCCGCCGCTTTTTACTTGGATTTTTTCGAACCATTTGACGATCGATTTCGGTCTGAAGTTTGACCAACTCTCGCTTGTGATGGGTATGGTTGTCACGGGCGTGGGTTCTCTCATCCATATTTATTCGATGGGTTACATGGGACATGATGAAGGATACACCCGCTATTTTTGCTACCTGAATCTCTTCCTGACTTTCATGTTGATTCTTGTGCTGGCTGATTCACTTCTTCTTTTGTTTGTCGGTTGGGAAGGCGTGGGGCTTTGCTCCTATCTTTTGATTGGTTTCTGGTTCGAAGACGAAGAAAAAGCGAAGGCGGGAAAGAAAGCTTTTGTCGTCAACCGAATCGGCGATGCGGGTTTTCTGTTGGGAATGTTTTTGATTTACACCACGCTGGTTTCGGCACAGCTTCCCGCCGGTGAAACCGAATTTCGTTTTTTCAATATCGATGTCATCAAAAATTATTCCGCATTTTTAATGCCCTTTGCCACACCCATCTGCCTGCTTCTTTTTCTGGGAGCTTGCGGAAAATCGGCCCAGATTCCTTTATATGTCTGGTTGCCGGATGCCATGGCCGGCCCCACGCCGGTTTCTGCCCTGATTCACGCGGCCACGATGGTGACGGCCGGTGTTTATATGGTGGCTCGTCTCAACTTCTTGTATGTTTTATCGCCCGTGGCTCTTTCTACTGTAGCTTGGGTTGGGGCCGCAACGGCGCTGTTTGCCGCGACGATTGGTTTGGTGCAGAACGACATCAAAAAAGTTTTGGCTTATTCAACCATTTCGCAATTGGGTTACATGTTTTTGGCGTTGGGAGTTGGAGCTTTCAGTGCCGCGATTTTTCATTTGATGACCCACGCTTTCTTCAAAGCCCTTTTATTCTTGGGCTCCGGTTCGGTGATTCACGCCATGGGCGGCGAACAAGACATTCGCAATTACGGTGGTCTAAAAGATAAACTGCCGATCACCGCGTGGACTTTTGTGGTGGGAGCCTTGGCCATCGCCGGTATTTTCCCTTTCGCCGGTTTCTTCAGTAAAGATGCGATTTTGTGGCACGCGTTTCACAACGGGCACACGGCCCTTTGGTTGATGGGATTTATTGGTGCCGGACTCACCGCATTTTATATGTTCCGACTCGTTGGGATGACTTTCTTTGGACAACCGCAAATGGGAGTTTCGAAATGGAACAAAGTACATGAATCTCCTCCGTCGATGGCTTTGGTTCTCATTTTTCTCGGAGTTTTATCGCTGGTGGGAGGATGGATTGGTATTCCGGAAGCGTTTGGAGGGGCGGACCGCTTTCATTATTGGCTTGCCCCAGTCTTTGGAAAATCGGTAGTGCACGAAACGATTGAAGGAAGTCATGCCAGCGAAATTATTTTGACCGTGGTTTCTTTCCTGTGGGTTCTCCATTTTGCAATTTTAGCGTGGGTGATGTACGCACAGCGTCGCGAAGGACCGGTCAAATTGGCGGAACGCCTGCGACTTGTCTATAAAACGTTGCTCAATAAATATTGGGTCGATGAAATATATAATTTTCTTTTCATCCGCCCGATCCGGTTCGTGTCGGAGAAATTTTTGTGGAATGTGGTTGATGCCAAGGTGATTGATGGTTGCGGGGTGCATGGAACCGGTCACATGGTTCTCCTCTGGAACCGCCTCATCACCATGGCGCAAACCGGTGTGGTACAACAATATCTCTTTTTCTTTGTCGTCGGAGCCGTGTTGTTGATTTGGAAATTTGTGTTTTAA